In a genomic window of Gossypium arboreum isolate Shixiya-1 chromosome 7, ASM2569848v2, whole genome shotgun sequence:
- the LOC108468627 gene encoding uncharacterized protein LOC108468627 → METVIGNPFIKALIILFLVSATTAAGDAPFIISHKKASLTRLKSGAERVSVSIDIYNQGFSTVYDVSLVDDSWPKDLFDIISGNTSKSWERLDAGGILSHSFELDAKRQGMFHGAPAVITYRVPTKVSLQEAYSTPILPLDILAERPTENKLDWVSSI, encoded by the exons ATGGAGACAGTTATCGGAAATCCATTCATCAAGGCATTGATTATTCTTTTCTTGGTATCTGCAACTACCGCCGCTGGCGACGCTCCGTTCATTATTTCCCACAAGAAGGCTTCGCTCACCAGACTTAAATCCGGCGCTGAACGCGTCTCCGTCTCTATCGACATCTACAATCAAGGCTTCTC gaCGGTGTATGATGTGAGTCTTGTCGATGATAGCTGGCCCAAAGATTTATTTGATATCATCAGCGGTAACACTTCAAAGTCATGGGAGAGACTTGATGC CGGTGGCATTTTATCTCATTCATTTGAATTAGATGCCAAAAGACAAGGAATGTTCCATGGTGCACCAGCAGTTATTACTTACCGTGTTCCCACAAAGGTGTCTCTACAG GAAGCATATTCAACTCCAATCTTGCCTTTGGACATCTTAGCTGAAAGACCTACCGAAAACAAGCTTGATTGGGTTAGTTCTATTTAG
- the LOC108482704 gene encoding GEM-like protein 5, translating into MNTSSKESQPNYPTISPDEYTNPFHQQPHMEPAAATAAAPASTSSSPPPPPPPEQSEKWGTHIMGTPAVPTCHPDNKKAALWGAGDQAQYYHHPYLQYSPVEKSSNNPMDSMLQVFNTWSHKAETMANNIWHNLKTGPSVSGAAWGKMNVTAKAISGGGFESLYKQTFATYSNEKLKKSFACYLSTSTGPVAGTLYLSNIHVAFCSDRPLSFTAPSGQETWSYYKIMIPLSKVGIINPVIMRENPSEKYIQIVTVDGHDFWYMGFVNYEKATKHLSESVSSFVATGIAVQPSPVAS; encoded by the exons ATGAATACCAGCAGCAAAGAATCGCAGCCTAATTACCCCACTATCTCACCTGATGAATATACCAACCCTTTCCATCAACAGCCGCACATGGAACCTGCAGCGGCCACCGCGGCGGCACCCGCATCAACATCTTCGTCGCCtcctcctccacctcctccggAACAGTCTGAGAAATGGGGGACTCATATCATGGGAACACCAGCTGTTCCCACATGTCATCCAGACAACAAGAAAGCAGCCTTGTGGGGTGCTGGTGACCAAGCTCAATACTACCATCATCCATACCTCCAATATTCCCCCGTCGAGAAATCAAGCAATAACCCCATGGATTCCATGCTTCAAGTCTTCAACACCTGGAGTCACAAAGCTGAGACCATGGCCAATAATATCTGGCACAATC TTAAAACAGGACCATCTGTATCCGGAGCTGCATGGGGGAAGATGAACGTGACAGCCAAAGCAATATCAGGAGGTGGATTCGAATCGCTTTATAAGCAAACATTCGCAACGTATTCAAACGAGAAGCTGAAGAAATCATTCGCATGCTATTTATCGACTTCGACAGGACCAGTTGCGGGAACACTTTACCTATCCAATATCCATGTAGCTTTCTGTAGTGATCGCCCTCTGTCATTCACAGCACCATCAGGGCAGGAAACATGGAGCTATTACAAGATAATGATACCACTGAGCAAAGTAGGGATAATAAACCCAGTGATAATGAGGGAGAATCCATCAGAGAAATATATACAGATTGTGACAGTGGATGGACATGATTTCTGGTACATGGGATTTGTGAATTATGAGAAAGCGACAAAGCATCTGTCTGAGAGTGTTTCCAGTTTTGTAGCAACTGGGATTGCTGTTCAACCTTCACCTGTTGCATCGTAA